A genomic segment from Limisphaera ngatamarikiensis encodes:
- the hisA gene encoding phosphoribosylformimino-5-aminoimidazole carboxamide ribotide isomerase has product MFRPCIDLHEGRVKQIVGGSLDEAAPERLRTNFVSDRPASWYAALYRRDGLTGGHVIMLGPGNEAEARSALAAYPGGLQVGGGITAANAAGWLDAGASHVIVTSWLFREGRLDEDRLGALVRAVGRDRLVIDLSCRRRGEDYVVVADRWRTWTELRLSAETLERLAGSCAEFLVHAVDVEGLCRGVDLELVERLAAWSPVPVTYAGGARSLEDLERVTEVGRGRVDLTIGSALDIFGGTGVRYADCVAFNRRWLERTGPGIRSAAPGDDAGDPGRG; this is encoded by the coding sequence ATGTTTCGGCCATGTATTGATCTGCATGAGGGTCGGGTGAAGCAGATTGTGGGCGGCTCGTTGGATGAGGCTGCGCCGGAACGGTTGCGGACGAATTTTGTTTCCGATCGGCCGGCGTCGTGGTACGCGGCGTTATACCGGCGGGACGGGTTGACGGGTGGACACGTGATCATGCTGGGGCCAGGGAACGAGGCCGAGGCGCGGTCGGCACTGGCGGCGTACCCGGGTGGGTTGCAGGTGGGGGGCGGGATCACGGCGGCGAATGCGGCGGGATGGTTGGATGCGGGCGCGTCGCATGTGATTGTGACGAGCTGGTTGTTTCGGGAGGGGCGACTGGACGAGGATCGGCTGGGGGCGCTGGTGCGTGCGGTGGGTCGGGACCGGTTGGTGATTGATTTGAGCTGCCGGCGTCGGGGGGAGGATTACGTGGTGGTGGCGGATCGGTGGCGGACGTGGACGGAGCTGCGGTTGTCAGCCGAGACCCTGGAACGGCTGGCCGGCAGTTGCGCGGAGTTTTTGGTGCATGCGGTGGATGTGGAAGGTTTGTGCCGCGGGGTGGATCTGGAGTTGGTGGAGCGACTGGCCGCGTGGTCGCCCGTGCCGGTGACGTACGCGGGCGGGGCGCGGTCGTTGGAGGACCTGGAACGGGTGACGGAGGTGGGCAGGGGGCGGGTGGACCTGACGATTGGTTCGGCGTTGGACATTTTCGGGGGGACGGGCGTGCGGTATGCGGATTGTGTGGCGTTCAACCGGCGGTGGTTGGAGCGGACGGGGCCGGGCATCCGGTCGGCGGCTCCGGGCGATGACGCGGGGGACCCGGGACGCGGTTGA
- the ruvB gene encoding Holliday junction branch migration DNA helicase RuvB yields MLRDMADRRMRDVLNQPDAAWEQTLRPAGFEEFVGQARVKERLEITVAAARQRGEPMDHILLSGPPGLGKTTLAHILARAMNANIRCTSGPAIEKAADLAGLLTNLEPGDVLFIDEIHRLQKTIEEYLYPAMEDFKLDIVIDQGPNARSIRIDLPRFTLIGATTRSGLLTSPLLTRFPIRERLDYYTAEDLQQVVLRAARILGVRMDSEAAFEIARRSRGTPRIANNLLRRVRDYAQVRGDGRITRELADRALAMLEIDEDGLDEMDKRILEAVVVKFGGGPVGIHSLAVAVGEEPDTIEEVYEPYLIMEGYLKRTPQGRVATDRAAKKLGIQPARGTQPTLF; encoded by the coding sequence ATGTTGCGGGACATGGCGGATCGGCGGATGCGGGATGTGTTGAACCAGCCGGACGCGGCGTGGGAACAGACGCTGCGGCCGGCGGGGTTTGAGGAGTTTGTGGGACAGGCGCGGGTGAAGGAACGGCTGGAGATCACGGTGGCGGCGGCGCGGCAGCGGGGCGAGCCGATGGACCACATTTTGTTGAGCGGTCCGCCGGGGTTGGGGAAGACGACGCTGGCGCACATTCTGGCGCGGGCGATGAACGCCAACATCCGGTGCACGAGCGGGCCGGCGATTGAGAAGGCGGCGGATCTGGCGGGGTTGCTGACCAATCTGGAGCCGGGGGACGTACTGTTCATTGACGAGATTCACCGGCTGCAGAAGACGATCGAGGAGTACCTGTACCCGGCGATGGAGGATTTCAAGCTGGACATTGTGATTGATCAGGGCCCGAACGCGCGGAGCATCCGGATTGATCTGCCGCGGTTCACGTTGATCGGGGCGACGACGCGAAGCGGGTTGCTGACGTCACCGTTGCTGACGCGGTTTCCGATTCGGGAACGGCTCGACTACTACACGGCGGAGGATTTGCAGCAGGTGGTGTTGCGGGCGGCCCGGATCCTGGGGGTGCGGATGGATTCAGAGGCTGCGTTTGAGATCGCTCGTCGGAGCCGGGGGACACCCCGGATTGCGAACAATCTGTTGCGGCGGGTGCGGGACTATGCGCAGGTGCGCGGCGACGGCCGGATTACGCGCGAGCTGGCGGATCGAGCCCTGGCAATGCTGGAGATTGACGAGGATGGGCTGGACGAGATGGACAAGCGGATTTTGGAGGCGGTGGTGGTGAAGTTTGGGGGCGGCCCCGTGGGGATTCACTCGCTGGCGGTGGCGGTGGGCGAGGAACCGGACACGATTGAGGAGGTGTACGAGCCCTACCTGATCATGGAAGGGTACCTGAAGCGAACCCCGCAGGGGCGAGTGGCCACGGACCGGGCCGCCAAAAAGCTGGGGATCCAACCGGCGCGCGGGACTCAACCGACCCTGTTCTGA
- a CDS encoding VPDSG-CTERM sorting domain-containing protein — translation MKTMNLCLAAVAAALLAASATTQAVPIRLDTAPYIAPTTTVPGEPGNQGVGTIRSWLQALVDEYNAVNDPDLPAVQNGPAVDYTAPSGITTVVIPVAGYTYLTIHWGGKRSSDHSQAWYLGGDLTTLELVSPTGKGLSGYRLWNPVPVTRVPDGGSTLALLGIALLGVGAWARRAQNRVG, via the coding sequence ATGAAGACCATGAACCTGTGCCTCGCCGCCGTTGCGGCCGCCCTTTTGGCAGCGTCCGCAACCACCCAAGCCGTGCCCATCCGGCTCGATACAGCACCTTACATCGCCCCCACCACAACCGTGCCCGGCGAGCCCGGAAACCAGGGAGTGGGCACCATCAGGTCCTGGCTCCAAGCCCTCGTCGACGAGTACAACGCTGTCAACGATCCCGACCTGCCCGCGGTCCAGAACGGACCAGCCGTGGATTACACGGCCCCATCCGGAATCACCACGGTCGTAATCCCCGTCGCCGGGTACACCTACCTCACCATCCATTGGGGCGGAAAAAGAAGCTCCGACCACTCCCAGGCCTGGTACTTGGGGGGAGACCTGACCACGTTGGAACTCGTCTCACCGACCGGCAAGGGCCTCTCCGGTTACCGGCTCTGGAACCCGGTCCCGGTCACCCGTGTCCCTGACGGCGGCAGCACACTCGCCTTACTGGGCATCGCCCTGCTCGGCGTCGGCGCATGGGCACGCCGCGCTCAGAACAGGGTCGGTTGA
- a CDS encoding Ni/Fe hydrogenase subunit alpha, translated as MQPEAQTLWNQAARRANTAYAEHRRKVTIDPITRLEGHGKIDIFLDPDGNVEQAYLQIPELRGFEVFCQGRPAEEMPQITSRICGVCPTAHHMAATKALDDLYHVEPPPAARKIRELVYHAFMLEDHALHVYLLGGPDFIVGPDAPAALRNVVGVAQKVGPEVARRVISIRRRLRDLISWLGGKVIHPVLGLPGGVAKRLDPEKLPEFQQLATEALDFALFTHDVFQRIVLQNPDYLRLITSPDYTHRTYYMGLVDPQNRVDFYDGQLRVVNPDGHEYARFDVRQYRDFIAEHVEPWSYVKFCYLKPLGWHGFEEGPRTSIYAVAPLARLNAADSMATPRAREAARLFFSTLSGKPVHHTLANHWARVIEIIQAAERMVELTRDPEITSDQIRRLPTEKPTVGIGVVEAPRGTLIHHYETDERGLITRANLIVATQNNAARIAMSVDRAAKALIRNGAVSDALLNKIEMAFRAYDPCFGCATHARPGHLPLTLNLYDHQKRLVRQITRTD; from the coding sequence ATGCAACCGGAAGCCCAAACCCTCTGGAACCAGGCAGCCCGGCGCGCCAACACCGCCTACGCGGAGCACCGGCGCAAGGTCACCATCGACCCCATCACCCGCCTCGAAGGCCACGGCAAAATCGACATCTTCCTCGACCCCGACGGCAACGTCGAACAGGCCTACCTCCAAATCCCCGAACTGCGCGGCTTCGAGGTCTTCTGCCAGGGCCGACCCGCCGAGGAAATGCCCCAAATTACCAGCCGCATCTGCGGCGTCTGCCCCACCGCCCACCACATGGCAGCCACCAAGGCCCTCGACGACCTCTACCACGTCGAACCCCCACCCGCCGCCCGCAAAATCCGTGAACTCGTCTACCACGCCTTCATGCTCGAAGACCACGCTCTCCACGTCTACCTGCTGGGCGGCCCCGACTTCATCGTCGGCCCCGACGCCCCGGCCGCCCTCCGCAACGTCGTCGGCGTCGCCCAAAAGGTCGGCCCCGAAGTCGCCCGCCGCGTCATCTCCATCCGACGCCGGCTCCGCGACCTCATCTCCTGGCTCGGCGGCAAGGTCATCCACCCCGTCCTCGGCCTGCCCGGCGGGGTCGCCAAACGCCTCGACCCCGAGAAACTCCCCGAATTCCAACAACTGGCCACCGAAGCCCTCGACTTCGCCCTCTTCACCCACGACGTCTTCCAAAGAATCGTCCTCCAAAATCCGGACTACCTCCGGCTCATCACCTCCCCGGACTACACCCACCGCACCTACTACATGGGCCTCGTGGACCCGCAAAACCGCGTGGACTTTTACGACGGCCAACTCCGCGTCGTAAACCCGGACGGCCACGAATACGCACGCTTCGATGTCCGCCAATACCGCGACTTCATCGCCGAACACGTCGAACCTTGGAGCTACGTCAAGTTCTGCTACCTCAAGCCCCTCGGCTGGCACGGCTTCGAAGAAGGCCCCCGGACCAGCATCTACGCCGTTGCACCGCTGGCCCGACTCAACGCCGCCGATTCCATGGCCACCCCGCGCGCCCGCGAAGCCGCCCGGCTCTTCTTCTCCACCCTCAGCGGCAAACCTGTCCACCACACCCTCGCCAACCACTGGGCCCGCGTCATCGAAATCATCCAGGCCGCCGAACGCATGGTCGAACTCACCCGTGACCCCGAAATCACCAGCGACCAGATCCGGCGCCTGCCCACCGAAAAACCCACCGTCGGCATCGGCGTCGTCGAGGCCCCGCGCGGCACACTCATCCACCACTACGAAACCGATGAACGTGGCCTCATCACCCGCGCCAACCTCATCGTCGCCACCCAAAACAACGCCGCCCGCATCGCCATGAGCGTCGATCGCGCCGCCAAGGCCCTCATCCGCAACGGCGCGGTCTCCGACGCCCTTCTCAACAAAATCGAAATGGCCTTCCGCGCCTACGACCCCTGCTTCGGCTGCGCCACCCACGCCAGACCCGGGCACCTCCCGCTCACCCTCAACCTCTACGACCACCAAAAACGCCTGGTCCGCCAAATCACCCGCACCGACTAA
- a CDS encoding oxidoreductase, producing the protein MPKPKLAIYWCASCGGCEEAVVDLAEDILDLVQTVDLVFWPCAMDFKRADVEAMPDQSIFATLVNGAVRTTEQEEMVHLLRQKSRFLIAYGACAHLGGIPGLANQFSREAILRYYYEDGPSTVNPEKVRPQPHLNHNGHNLTLPSLHHMVRALDQVVPVDYYIPGCPPTPAITKNAIAALLSNNPPPRGSVLAPDVALCDQCPRKASKPLQLSFHQFHRPHTLQADPNQCLLAQGLLCLGPATRAGCEALCPRGNMPCTGCFGPTSRVRDPGAKILSSLCANLAAKTEEEIDAALDTIPDPVGTFYRYSLPHSLLRRKVDLPVNGNGS; encoded by the coding sequence ATGCCTAAACCCAAACTCGCCATCTACTGGTGCGCCTCCTGCGGCGGTTGCGAGGAAGCCGTCGTGGACCTGGCCGAGGACATCCTCGACCTCGTCCAGACCGTGGACCTCGTGTTCTGGCCCTGCGCCATGGACTTCAAACGCGCCGACGTGGAGGCCATGCCCGACCAGTCCATCTTCGCCACCCTCGTCAACGGCGCCGTCCGCACCACCGAACAGGAGGAAATGGTCCACCTGCTCCGCCAAAAAAGCCGGTTCCTCATCGCTTACGGCGCCTGTGCCCACCTCGGCGGCATTCCCGGCCTCGCCAACCAGTTCAGCCGCGAAGCCATCCTCCGCTACTACTACGAAGACGGCCCCTCCACGGTGAACCCCGAAAAGGTCCGACCCCAACCCCACCTCAACCACAACGGACACAACCTCACCCTGCCCTCCCTCCACCACATGGTCCGCGCCCTCGACCAGGTCGTGCCGGTGGACTACTACATCCCCGGTTGTCCGCCCACCCCCGCCATCACCAAAAACGCCATCGCCGCACTCCTGTCCAACAACCCGCCACCCCGCGGATCCGTCCTCGCACCCGACGTCGCCCTCTGCGACCAGTGCCCCCGCAAAGCCTCCAAGCCTCTCCAGCTCAGCTTCCACCAATTCCATCGGCCCCACACCCTCCAGGCCGACCCCAACCAGTGCCTCCTCGCCCAGGGCCTGCTCTGCCTCGGCCCCGCAACCCGCGCCGGTTGCGAAGCCCTCTGCCCCCGCGGCAACATGCCCTGCACCGGCTGTTTCGGCCCCACCTCCCGCGTCCGCGACCCCGGCGCCAAAATCCTCTCCAGCCTCTGCGCCAACCTCGCCGCCAAAACCGAGGAGGAAATCGACGCCGCCCTCGACACCATCCCCGACCCCGTCGGCACTTTCTACCGCTACAGCCTGCCCCACAGCCTCCTGCGGCGCAAAGTCGACCTCCCAGTCAACGGAAACGGATCCTGA
- a CDS encoding hydrogenase iron-sulfur subunit — translation MPDTPWEPRIVAFFCNWCTYTAADLAGVSRLQYAPNVRVIRLMCSGRVDPQFILDALARGADGVLIGGCHPGDCHYAEGNYKTLRRMRMLRRILLALGIEPERVRLEWIAASEGDKLRQVVNDMVRQIRNLGPLQLPERFQTWNRELTHTPAPPTPTTTPTTHPREEKVHA, via the coding sequence ATGCCTGACACCCCCTGGGAACCCCGAATCGTCGCCTTCTTTTGCAACTGGTGCACCTACACCGCCGCCGACCTGGCCGGCGTCTCGCGTCTCCAGTACGCACCCAACGTCCGCGTCATCCGGCTCATGTGCTCCGGCCGGGTGGATCCCCAGTTCATCCTCGACGCCCTCGCCCGGGGCGCCGACGGCGTCCTGATCGGCGGATGCCACCCCGGCGACTGCCATTACGCCGAGGGCAATTACAAAACCCTGCGCCGCATGCGCATGCTCCGCCGTATCCTCCTCGCCCTCGGCATCGAACCCGAACGCGTCCGACTCGAATGGATCGCCGCCTCCGAGGGCGACAAACTCCGCCAGGTTGTCAACGACATGGTCCGCCAAATCCGCAACCTCGGCCCCCTCCAACTCCCCGAACGCTTTCAAACATGGAACCGGGAGCTGACCCACACACCCGCTCCCCCAACCCCAACCACAACCCCAACCACACACCCCAGGGAGGAAAAGGTCCATGCCTAA
- a CDS encoding CoB--CoM heterodisulfide reductase iron-sulfur subunit A family protein: MNATDTRDSQPRIGFYVCHCGSNIADTVDCAEVARFASRLPGVVIARDYKYMCSDPGQELIQQDIREHRLNRVVVASCSPLLHEATFRKAVAKAGLNPFLFQMVNIREHVSWVHKEDRQAATAKARALARAAIQRVQYHRPLEPIRVPIRAEALVIGGGIAGIHAALTLADAGKRVILVERQPSIGGHMAQLDKTFPTLDCAACILTPKMSAVRAHPNITLWTYSEVVKVEGFVGNFTVTVRRKPRYVNETLCVGCKACVEACVFKEGKFPDEFNAGLSRRKPIYLPFPQATPQVVVIDPDRCLNLKTGKCKKTCLEACDRNAIVFDQQPEIHEVKVGTIIVATGFQLFDPARIPQYGYGRYPNVFTTLEVERLVNSSGPTAGEIRLRDGRTPRSVGFILCVGSRDHRTNPWCSRTCCMHSMKLALLIREHLHADVTIFYMDIRAPGKGYEEFYDRCLREGIQFVRGRVAEVTDWAMTPEEEGKLVVRVEDTLAGFVRRIPLDMVVLAVGKEPQPDAQELRRLLNLSCSAEGWFLERHPKLAPVSTFTDGIFLAGCCQGPKDIPDTVAQAGAAAAEALALMDRGHIEQEPNTAWVDPDHCSGCKSCLPLCPYSAIQFDETRGRAVIQEALCKGCGTCVAACPSGSIHQNLFEDEQVFAEIEGVLSHA; this comes from the coding sequence ATGAACGCAACCGACACCCGCGATTCCCAACCTCGCATCGGCTTCTACGTTTGCCACTGCGGCAGCAACATTGCCGACACCGTGGACTGCGCCGAAGTGGCACGATTCGCCTCCCGCCTCCCCGGGGTCGTCATCGCGCGCGACTACAAATACATGTGCTCCGACCCCGGCCAGGAACTCATCCAACAGGACATCCGCGAACACCGGCTCAACCGCGTGGTCGTCGCCTCCTGCTCTCCGCTCCTCCACGAAGCCACCTTCCGCAAGGCCGTCGCCAAGGCCGGTCTGAACCCGTTCCTCTTCCAGATGGTCAACATCCGGGAACACGTCTCCTGGGTGCACAAGGAGGATCGCCAGGCCGCCACCGCCAAGGCCCGCGCCCTGGCCCGCGCAGCCATCCAACGGGTCCAATATCATCGGCCCCTGGAACCCATCCGGGTCCCCATCCGCGCCGAAGCCCTCGTCATCGGAGGCGGCATCGCCGGCATCCATGCCGCCCTCACCCTCGCCGATGCCGGCAAACGCGTCATCCTGGTCGAACGCCAGCCCAGCATTGGCGGACACATGGCCCAGCTGGACAAAACCTTCCCCACCCTCGACTGCGCCGCCTGCATCCTCACCCCGAAAATGTCCGCCGTCCGCGCCCACCCCAACATCACCCTCTGGACCTACAGCGAGGTTGTCAAAGTCGAGGGGTTCGTCGGCAACTTCACCGTCACCGTCCGGCGCAAACCCCGCTACGTCAACGAAACGCTCTGCGTCGGTTGCAAGGCCTGCGTCGAAGCCTGCGTCTTCAAGGAGGGGAAGTTCCCCGACGAATTCAACGCCGGCCTCAGTCGCCGCAAACCCATCTACCTGCCCTTCCCCCAGGCCACGCCCCAGGTCGTGGTCATCGACCCCGACCGCTGCCTCAACCTCAAAACCGGCAAATGCAAAAAGACCTGCCTCGAAGCCTGCGACCGCAACGCCATCGTCTTCGATCAACAGCCTGAAATCCACGAGGTCAAGGTCGGTACCATCATCGTCGCCACGGGATTCCAACTCTTCGATCCGGCCCGCATCCCTCAATATGGCTACGGCCGTTACCCCAACGTCTTCACCACCCTCGAAGTCGAGCGCCTCGTGAACAGTAGCGGCCCCACCGCCGGCGAAATCCGACTCCGCGACGGCCGCACCCCGCGCTCCGTCGGTTTCATCCTCTGCGTCGGTTCCCGCGACCACCGCACCAACCCCTGGTGTTCCCGCACCTGCTGCATGCACTCCATGAAACTGGCCCTCCTCATCCGGGAACACCTCCACGCCGATGTCACCATTTTCTACATGGACATCCGCGCCCCCGGCAAAGGCTACGAGGAATTCTACGACCGCTGCCTCCGCGAAGGCATCCAGTTCGTCCGCGGCCGCGTCGCCGAGGTCACCGACTGGGCCATGACCCCCGAGGAGGAAGGCAAACTTGTCGTCCGCGTCGAAGATACCCTCGCCGGCTTCGTCCGCCGCATCCCCCTCGACATGGTCGTCCTGGCCGTCGGCAAGGAACCCCAACCCGACGCCCAGGAACTCCGCCGCCTCCTCAACCTCAGCTGCAGCGCCGAAGGTTGGTTCCTCGAACGCCACCCCAAACTCGCCCCCGTCAGCACCTTCACCGACGGCATCTTCCTGGCCGGCTGTTGCCAGGGACCCAAGGACATCCCCGACACCGTCGCCCAGGCCGGAGCCGCCGCCGCCGAAGCCCTCGCCCTCATGGACCGCGGCCACATCGAACAGGAACCCAACACCGCATGGGTCGATCCCGACCACTGCTCCGGCTGCAAATCCTGTCTGCCCCTCTGCCCCTACTCGGCCATCCAGTTCGACGAAACGCGCGGCCGGGCCGTCATTCAGGAAGCCCTCTGCAAGGGCTGCGGCACCTGCGTCGCCGCCTGCCCGTCCGGTTCCATCCACCAAAACCTCTTCGAAGATGAACAGGTCTTCGCCGAAATCGAAGGAGTCCTGAGCCATGCCTGA
- a CDS encoding CoB--CoM heterodisulfide reductase iron-sulfur subunit B family protein: protein MKYQYFPGCSLKGLGRAYEESLLPVFRHLGVELRELEDWNCCGATAYMSVDENRAAVLASRNLALAEQNGPADLLAPCSACYLVLNKLQHHMAEFPDVRHTVQTALHRAGLKYQGSVRVRHPLDILVHDIGLDVIREKVVQPLRGLKVAPYYGCQIVRPYATFDDAHQPTTMDRLLTALGAEVVAWPLKTKCCGGSLTGTVPEAGLRLSYILLKEALRRGAHVIATVCPLCHFNLDAYHDEIERLWGPVRIPTVYFTQLMGLAFGLPPRQLGLHRNFVPFSFQPAPATVS, encoded by the coding sequence ATGAAATACCAGTACTTTCCCGGTTGTTCCCTGAAAGGTCTGGGCCGCGCCTACGAGGAATCTCTCCTGCCGGTGTTCCGTCACCTTGGGGTGGAACTCCGGGAACTCGAGGACTGGAACTGTTGCGGCGCCACCGCCTACATGTCCGTGGACGAAAACCGCGCCGCTGTGCTCGCCTCACGAAACCTTGCCCTGGCCGAACAGAACGGTCCGGCCGACCTCCTGGCACCCTGCAGCGCCTGCTACCTGGTCCTCAACAAACTCCAACATCACATGGCCGAGTTCCCCGATGTCCGTCACACCGTGCAAACCGCACTGCACCGGGCCGGCCTCAAATACCAGGGATCCGTCCGCGTCCGTCATCCCCTCGACATCCTGGTCCACGACATTGGCCTCGATGTCATCCGCGAAAAGGTGGTTCAACCCCTGCGCGGCCTGAAGGTCGCCCCGTATTACGGGTGCCAGATCGTCCGACCCTACGCCACCTTCGATGACGCACATCAGCCCACCACCATGGACCGGCTCCTGACCGCCCTCGGCGCCGAGGTCGTTGCATGGCCGCTGAAAACCAAATGCTGCGGGGGCAGCCTCACCGGCACCGTCCCCGAAGCCGGGCTCCGCCTCTCCTACATCCTCCTCAAGGAAGCCCTCCGCCGGGGCGCCCATGTCATCGCCACCGTTTGTCCCCTCTGCCACTTCAACCTCGATGCCTACCACGACGAAATCGAACGCCTCTGGGGCCCGGTCCGGATCCCCACCGTGTATTTCACCCAACTGATGGGCCTGGCCTTCGGCCTGCCACCCCGGCAGCTCGGCCTGCACCGCAATTTCGTCCCCTTCAGCTTCCAACCCGCACCCGCAACCGTTTCCTGA
- a CDS encoding 4Fe-4S dicluster domain-containing protein → MQPMQIQRTIKYEADRVRGFADEIMSLTGCDQLKSCIQCGTCSGTCPLSIYMDYTPRQIMALVRADFKHEVLRSRTIWLCASCYACTVECPRNIRITDIMYALKQRAIQEGVYPRRFPIPVLAHEFSAMARRYGRITETLLVLRLFLKSNWTALFRSWRLGLGLLRTGRFSLRRERIAGRQQLEQMLATVNGTATPTSTTPPLP, encoded by the coding sequence ATGCAGCCCATGCAAATCCAGCGCACCATCAAATACGAGGCCGACCGGGTCCGGGGCTTTGCCGACGAGATCATGAGCCTGACCGGTTGCGACCAGCTCAAGAGCTGCATCCAATGCGGCACCTGCTCGGGCACCTGCCCCCTCAGCATCTACATGGATTACACCCCGCGCCAGATCATGGCGCTGGTCCGGGCCGACTTCAAACACGAGGTGCTCCGGAGCCGCACCATCTGGCTGTGCGCCTCCTGCTACGCCTGCACCGTGGAATGTCCCCGCAACATCCGGATCACCGACATCATGTACGCCCTCAAACAACGGGCCATCCAGGAGGGTGTCTACCCGCGCCGGTTCCCCATTCCCGTGCTCGCCCATGAATTCTCCGCCATGGCCCGCCGGTACGGGCGGATCACTGAAACCCTGCTGGTCCTGCGCCTCTTTCTCAAATCCAACTGGACCGCCCTCTTCCGATCCTGGCGATTGGGCCTCGGCCTGCTCCGCACCGGCCGTTTCAGCCTCCGCCGCGAACGCATCGCCGGCCGGCAACAACTTGAGCAAATGCTGGCCACGGTCAACGGAACCGCAACCCCAACCTCCACAACCCCACCGCTCCCATGA
- a CDS encoding L-rhamnose mutarotase gives MKLKPGCAEEYRRRHDALWPELAALLRESGISDYAIFLDAGTNTLFAVQKLGSGFDAEALRRHPVMRRWWAYMADLMEVQPDGAPVEVELDLMFYLP, from the coding sequence ATGAAGTTGAAACCGGGCTGTGCGGAGGAGTACCGGCGTCGGCATGATGCGCTCTGGCCGGAGCTGGCGGCGCTGTTGCGGGAGTCCGGGATTTCGGACTATGCGATTTTCCTGGATGCCGGGACGAACACGCTGTTTGCGGTGCAGAAGTTGGGATCGGGGTTTGATGCGGAGGCGTTGCGGCGGCATCCGGTGATGCGGCGTTGGTGGGCGTACATGGCGGATTTGATGGAGGTGCAGCCCGATGGTGCCCCGGTGGAGGTGGAACTGGATCTGATGTTTTACCTCCCGTGA